Genomic window (Subtercola endophyticus):
CACTCGCACGCAAACAAGGGTTCGCGAACGCGATCGAGCTGATTGTTGCGTCAACGTCGGTGTCACGGTCGACAGCGAGAAGCCGGATCAAGCTGGGGGTGGGCGTGTTGCCGTCGGTCGTGGTCGGGATGCTGGTCCCGTCGAAGTTCCCCGAGGTCGAAGATGCTCTCCGGTCGGGTCTGATCGGTGTCGATACCGCCGACGCGATCGTTCGTCCGCTGTCGGAGGCGGCCCCGAACTGCGGCACCGAAGAGATTCGTGCGGTCGAACGGCGACTCGTGGAGTGGGCTGTCGACGGTATCGGCGGGGTGTCCCTACCAGCGGATGATATTCGTGGGCTCGCTGTCCGGGCGAGGGAGTCGTTGGACGCGGACGGTGCGGAACCGCGGTACAAAGATTTGGAAGCGAAACGCGGGCTGACGTTCTCGAACACCCGCTCAGGCTGCATCCGTGTGAACGGGGTGTTGACGCCGGAGCAGGGTGGGGTGTGGATGGCGGTTGATCACGCAATCTCCAGCCCCCGCGTCGCCGGACACGTCCCCTTCGACCCCGGCACACCCCATGCCGACACGGGAGCCGGCACCCTCGCCGCCACCACCACCGCCGCCACGGCCACCGCCATTGATGCTGACGCTGAGGCGGTGTCTGATGCGGAGGCGGTAGCGGTGGATACGCGTACTTTGCCGCAGCGTCGGGTGGATGTGTTCACGGAAGTCATCCGGGTCGCAGCAGGGTTGCCGGGGATGCCGCAGATCAACGGGGCCCGGCCGGTGCTGAACATCCACGCGACCCTCGACGATGTTGTCTCTGGGCGTGGGGTGGGCTGGATCGACGGCATTCAGGAGCCCGTGCCGGCGTCGGTGGTCGCGCAGACTCTCTGCCACGCCGACATCACCACGACCGTGTTCGGTGCGCACGGCGAAGTGCTGCACCTCGGGAAAACGAAGCGGCTGTTCAGTGCGGCCCAGAACCGTGCCCTCGCGAATCGTGACGGCGGGTGTGTGTGGAAGGGCTGCAACCGGCCACCACAGTTCTGCGAGAGCCACCATGTCGTCGACTGGAAAGACGACACCCACGCGCCTGGCGTCACGGATGTGTGTAACGGGGCGTTGTTGTGCAAGTTCCACCACAACCACCTCCACACCGCCGACTGGAAACTTGTCATGGTCGACGGGGTGCCGCATCTGATCCCACCGAAATGGGTCGACCATCAACAACGACCCCAACGGTGCCGACAAACATCAGACCGACTCACGAAAACCGGGCCACCAGACGTGTTCAATCGACGAAGACGCGACGGCGCACCCGTGCGCCCCAGATTCACCGACGCCGACTGACTGCGGCGACTCTGACTGACTGCGGCGACACCGACTGACTGCGGCGATGCCGTGGGCGTTGCCGACGGCGCCTGAGGAGACGTCGAGCGGAGCCGGTCAGGCGGCGGGAGCGGGGCCGTCAGTGGGGGCGGCGTCGGGAACGGGCAGCAGGCCGTCTGCTTCGATGGATTTGTTGAACTGCGCTTCTTCGCGCTTGTCTTCGTCTTCTTCGATTTTGTCGAGGTCGGAATCGTCGAGGTCGGAATCGTCGAGGTCGGAATCGTCGGGTGCGGGGGTGGTGGTGTCACTCATGCCTCTCAGAGTAATCGCCCGGGCATCCGCATCGCACCGTAACACGGCGGAAACGTGCGGGAACCGTGGTCGCACTATGCTCGGGCCATTCTGAAGTCGGTTTCGCACAGTACGCACACCACTCGACAGGCGCGGGGCCACGAACGACGGGGCATGGCATGACGATCCGCACGACGAGAAAGACGCACCTTGAGGCGGCTCCCCGTGGCCGAGGAGCGGCGACGTCGCCCGCCTCATTCGGAATGACCCAGGCCGAACGCGAGGCGGAGGCGGCGGCGATCACCGATCGCATCACCGACGTGCTGACCGAGGCGCTGCCAGGAACGACGGCCGACGACGAGCTGACGGGTGAGCCGCTGACCGGAAGCGCGGCGCACCATCGGTTCTTCGGTTTCAAGCGCGGTGAGGAGGGTCAGGCGCACTGGAACTCGTCGGTCGAATGGCCGCTGACGTTCGTGTCGATCATCTTCTTGGTCGTGTACTCGTGGGATGTGATCGGCAACCTCAAGGGCCAGCAGCAGGTGATCGCCGAGGTCATCATGTGGGCGGTGTGGGGCGTCTTCATGGTGAACTACATCGCGAACCTGGTGCTCGCGCCGAAGCGCTGGCGCTGGTTCTTCACGCACATTCTCGAGTTCCTGATCGTCGCTCTGCCGATGCTGAGGCCGCTGCGGCTGCTGCGTCTGGTGATGCTCTGGACGGTGCTGCAGCGCACTGCCGGAACGGCGTTTCGGGGCAAGGTCGCCACCTACGTCATCGGGTCGGCCGGGTTGCTCGTGATCATCGCGGCACTGGGTATTCTCGACGCCGAGCAGAATGCTCCAGGGGCAGACATCACGAACATCGGCGACGCTCTCTGGTGGGCGTTCGTGACCATCACAACGGTCGGATACGGTGACTACACGCCGGTGACCTTCGAGGGTCGGCTGATCGCGGTGGGGCTGATGATCGCGG
Coding sequences:
- a CDS encoding potassium channel family protein, with protein sequence MTIRTTRKTHLEAAPRGRGAATSPASFGMTQAEREAEAAAITDRITDVLTEALPGTTADDELTGEPLTGSAAHHRFFGFKRGEEGQAHWNSSVEWPLTFVSIIFLVVYSWDVIGNLKGQQQVIAEVIMWAVWGVFMVNYIANLVLAPKRWRWFFTHILEFLIVALPMLRPLRLLRLVMLWTVLQRTAGTAFRGKVATYVIGSAGLLVIIAALGILDAEQNAPGADITNIGDALWWAFVTITTVGYGDYTPVTFEGRLIAVGLMIAGIALLGVITATLASWLVDRVRSDTAAQNANVDHIDALSQQIAAMQDEMARSREAFADELAALRRTAKPSRQRAGVVTGSVSSRARRGSEGAGSGLSVSSRARRGAASGLSRLPATPLE
- a CDS encoding HNH endonuclease signature motif containing protein, encoding MSVTPLPPTGSTAGGPNHPDGHDAVRVSLGVLLAEAVAACGECGVFRAAAPCGLADEELLAGLVAVERLGRLVDGLRIQVAGDVADRSRHELGEESLARKQGFANAIELIVASTSVSRSTARSRIKLGVGVLPSVVVGMLVPSKFPEVEDALRSGLIGVDTADAIVRPLSEAAPNCGTEEIRAVERRLVEWAVDGIGGVSLPADDIRGLAVRARESLDADGAEPRYKDLEAKRGLTFSNTRSGCIRVNGVLTPEQGGVWMAVDHAISSPRVAGHVPFDPGTPHADTGAGTLAATTTAATATAIDADAEAVSDAEAVAVDTRTLPQRRVDVFTEVIRVAAGLPGMPQINGARPVLNIHATLDDVVSGRGVGWIDGIQEPVPASVVAQTLCHADITTTVFGAHGEVLHLGKTKRLFSAAQNRALANRDGGCVWKGCNRPPQFCESHHVVDWKDDTHAPGVTDVCNGALLCKFHHNHLHTADWKLVMVDGVPHLIPPKWVDHQQRPQRCRQTSDRLTKTGPPDVFNRRRRDGAPVRPRFTDAD